One Methanobrevibacter millerae DNA window includes the following coding sequences:
- the hypD gene encoding hydrogenase formation protein HypD: protein MKNMSKELLERINKLATPVKIMHVCGSHEHTIMENGIRSLLPDEVEIVAGPGCPVCVVPSREIDECLELVERGVTITTFGDMLRVPGSKGSLADAKAEGGDVRIVYGINKAIEIAEKEDNDVVFMAAGFETTAPTTAAELLSTPPENFSVLSCHRLIPPAIDFLINSGQTSLNALIQPGHVCTIIGTKPFEYFSTDFGIPQAVAGFNPLDILMSVYMILRQIHNETPKIDNEYARAVREEGNVIATNMIDEVFDVASREWRGFPKIPNSILEIKKEFSDFNAREKYDIEVKDVKEAPKGCICGPILRGLARPEDCKLFRKECNPLHPIGACMVSKEGTCNIAHRYSRS, encoded by the coding sequence ATGAAAAATATGTCAAAAGAGCTATTGGAAAGAATCAATAAACTAGCTACACCCGTTAAGATAATGCACGTTTGCGGTTCCCACGAACATACAATCATGGAAAACGGAATAAGAAGCCTTCTGCCTGACGAAGTGGAAATTGTTGCAGGTCCTGGATGTCCCGTTTGCGTCGTTCCATCACGTGAAATCGACGAGTGTTTAGAGTTAGTTGAAAGGGGAGTGACGATAACAACGTTCGGAGACATGCTGAGAGTTCCTGGTTCCAAAGGTTCCCTTGCAGATGCAAAAGCTGAAGGTGGGGATGTAAGAATCGTTTACGGAATCAACAAAGCAATTGAAATAGCTGAAAAGGAAGACAATGACGTTGTCTTTATGGCTGCAGGTTTTGAAACCACTGCGCCTACAACGGCTGCGGAGCTTCTGTCAACACCTCCTGAAAACTTCTCTGTACTGTCCTGCCACAGGCTGATACCTCCTGCAATTGACTTTTTAATTAATTCAGGACAGACCAGCTTAAACGCACTGATTCAGCCGGGACACGTCTGTACGATTATCGGAACGAAGCCGTTCGAATATTTCTCAACCGACTTTGGAATTCCACAGGCAGTTGCCGGATTCAATCCGCTGGACATCCTGATGTCAGTTTACATGATTTTAAGACAGATTCATAATGAAACACCGAAAATAGACAACGAATACGCAAGAGCAGTCCGTGAAGAGGGAAACGTCATTGCAACCAACATGATTGATGAGGTATTTGACGTTGCAAGCAGGGAATGGAGAGGATTTCCTAAGATTCCTAATTCCATTTTGGAAATTAAAAAGGAATTTTCAGACTTCAATGCTCGTGAAAAGTATGACATTGAGGTAAAGGACGTTAAGGAAGCTCCTAAAGGATGTATCTGCGGACCTATATTAAGGGGCCTTGCAAGACCTGAAGACTGCAAGCTCTTTAGAAAGGAATGCAATCCGCTTCATCCGATTGGAGCATGCATGGTAAGTAAGGAAGGAACCTGTAACATCGCACACAGATATTCAAGGAGCTAA
- a CDS encoding phosphoglycolate phosphatase → MKIEAIAVDIDGTITDDKRKICISAIEALRDAEEKGIPTIIVTGNVVNYAYAAEVLIGCSGGLVAENGGMIFKEGYNNNAVEILVKREYIENADIHLKEKLGDDYSRHASHDNEYRATEIVFYKTIERKVIEDALNDYEHADELEIYDSGFALHVTDKRVNKGSSLRRLCEKNGINMENVMAIGDSENDQDFLKEAGVKIAVANADDTLKEISTYTCENNFGDGVAEAINKFAFGG, encoded by the coding sequence ATGAAAATTGAAGCTATAGCCGTCGACATTGACGGAACAATTACTGACGACAAAAGGAAAATTTGTATTTCCGCAATCGAAGCCCTGAGGGATGCAGAAGAGAAAGGAATTCCAACGATAATCGTTACCGGAAACGTTGTCAACTATGCCTATGCGGCCGAGGTGCTGATAGGCTGCAGCGGAGGCCTTGTGGCTGAAAACGGAGGAATGATTTTCAAGGAAGGATACAATAACAATGCCGTTGAGATTCTGGTTAAAAGGGAATACATCGAAAATGCCGACATTCATCTCAAAGAGAAACTGGGCGATGATTATTCCAGACACGCCTCTCACGACAACGAATACAGGGCAACGGAAATCGTATTCTACAAGACAATCGAAAGGAAAGTCATTGAAGATGCCCTTAATGATTATGAACATGCAGATGAGCTTGAAATCTATGACAGTGGCTTTGCGCTTCACGTTACCGACAAGAGAGTCAATAAGGGAAGCTCACTCAGAAGGCTCTGCGAGAAGAACGGCATAAATATGGAAAACGTGATGGCCATCGGAGACAGCGAAAACGACCAGGATTTCCTGAAGGAAGCTGGAGTTAAAATAGCTGTTGCAAACGCAGATGATACCTTAAAGGAGATTAGCACTTATACATGTGAAAATAATTTTGGTGACGGAGTGGCTGAAGCCATTAATAAATTTGCCTTTGGAGGATAA
- a CDS encoding cytidylyltransferase domain-containing protein, producing the protein MFQNNKILVVIPARGGSKGIPRKNIRLLGDKPLISYAIDIAKSSEYVDDVVVSTEDTDIALIAEKFGASVVRRSPDLAGDMIPIDPVVFDATVQKEKLAFDEYDIVITIQPTSPLLKTETLDKAIERFESFDVDTVISVVDDRHLSWGYSEAERRYFPLYSERLNQQYLPPEYKETGSFFATRRGFITPNSRMGNNVDLIQISSEESINIESYEDWWVAEHYLNKKRIALVVDAYDEIGTSHVSRCISMAYKLLSNELIFFIDESHHLAIDIVKSFNFPFRLYDGEDELFKSLEDYNPQIVINDICDTSAEYVAQLKARGYFVINFEDLGLGAREADMVFDVFGEHGEESVNVFSGHKFYILKDEFYYQPTKIVSPEVSNVIITLGENDSNKITEKVLDGVLASGYAGRIDVLLGLGYPDKSEIMEKYELKNNVQIYNRVENISDFMLRADIIFTSAGRSMYEVCSVGTPCICICRTERELTHSFGFPNNGFINMGLGENVSVEEITTQFKLLWQDFDMRQNMSQLMKNIDLKHGFDNIWSIVEERYWASKFEENH; encoded by the coding sequence ATGTTCCAAAACAATAAGATTTTGGTAGTTATTCCAGCAAGGGGAGGTTCCAAGGGAATTCCCCGTAAGAATATACGTTTATTGGGAGATAAACCATTAATTTCTTATGCAATTGACATAGCAAAGTCGTCAGAGTATGTTGATGATGTTGTAGTATCTACCGAAGACACTGACATAGCACTGATAGCCGAAAAGTTCGGTGCAAGCGTTGTAAGGCGCTCTCCGGATTTGGCGGGGGATATGATACCGATAGATCCCGTTGTTTTCGATGCGACAGTACAGAAAGAAAAATTAGCATTTGACGAATATGATATTGTAATTACAATACAGCCTACATCTCCGCTTCTTAAAACGGAAACTCTTGACAAAGCCATTGAGAGATTTGAAAGCTTTGACGTTGACACGGTCATTTCCGTTGTGGATGACAGGCATTTGAGCTGGGGATACAGCGAAGCGGAAAGGCGATATTTCCCGCTTTACTCAGAAAGGCTTAACCAGCAGTACCTTCCTCCGGAGTATAAGGAAACTGGAAGTTTTTTTGCAACAAGACGTGGTTTTATAACTCCAAATTCAAGAATGGGCAATAATGTTGATTTGATTCAGATTTCATCAGAGGAAAGCATCAATATAGAATCCTATGAAGACTGGTGGGTTGCAGAACATTATCTCAACAAAAAAAGAATCGCCCTCGTTGTGGACGCCTATGATGAAATCGGAACGAGCCACGTTTCAAGATGTATTTCCATGGCCTACAAACTGCTGAGCAATGAGCTTATCTTTTTCATTGACGAGTCACATCATCTGGCAATAGATATTGTAAAAAGCTTCAATTTCCCATTCAGGCTTTATGATGGTGAAGATGAACTTTTTAAGTCTTTAGAGGATTACAATCCTCAGATTGTCATAAACGATATTTGCGATACTTCAGCAGAATACGTCGCCCAGCTGAAGGCGAGGGGTTATTTTGTCATTAACTTTGAAGACCTTGGTTTGGGTGCCCGTGAAGCTGACATGGTATTTGATGTTTTCGGCGAACATGGCGAAGAATCTGTAAATGTCTTTTCAGGACATAAGTTCTACATCCTGAAGGACGAATTCTACTATCAGCCGACAAAAATCGTATCTCCTGAAGTTTCTAACGTGATTATAACTCTGGGTGAAAACGATTCAAATAAGATTACCGAAAAGGTATTGGATGGCGTTTTGGCAAGTGGATATGCCGGAAGAATCGATGTCCTTCTGGGACTGGGATATCCGGACAAATCAGAAATTATGGAAAAATACGAGTTGAAAAATAACGTTCAAATTTATAATAGAGTTGAAAATATCAGTGACTTCATGTTAAGGGCAGATATTATATTCACTTCTGCCGGCAGAAGCATGTATGAAGTCTGTTCAGTTGGAACTCCGTGCATCTGCATTTGCAGAACTGAAAGGGAACTGACCCACTCATTTGGATTTCCAAACAACGGATTCATCAACATGGGTCTTGGAGAGAACGTATCCGTTGAGGAAATAACAACACAGTTCAAGCTGCTGTGGCAGGACTTTGATATGAGGCAGAACATGAGCCAGCTTATGAAAAACATTGATTTGAAGCACGGCTTTGACA